TTTGGACCGATGAAAAGTCGTGAGGAACTATACCACTGGCCAGGTAATtagcaaagtctgcataccatggcgcttcctgATGAGTGGTGGCGAGCAGCTACTCGTCTGGAAAAGTTTCCAGTATTTCCTCAACCTCAACTacattttcagctccctcaagtcgtgatagatgatcagcgacttgattCTCAGTGCCCTTACGATCACGAatctcaagatcgaactcttgAAATAGCAACATCCAATGAATCAGGCGTGGCTTAaattctttcttttctattaagtacctgagagctgcatggtcagtatatacaattaccttggaCCCTATCAGGTAGGATCGGAACTTGTCAAACGCGAACACTACAACcaacatctccttttcagtcacagtgtagttcaactgggctccactcagcgttctactagcatagtagattgggtgcatcAGTTTGTATTTCCGCTGGCCCAGCACTGCTCCCACTGCatagtcactagcatcacacattagttcgaacgggtgctcccagttgggggcaacaatgatgggtgttgtgaccagtctcttttttaactcctcaaatgctacccggcaatcatcagaaaacaaaaacgggtgatctttttctaaaaACTTATAGAGAGGGTTGGCGATTtttggagaagtcttttatgaacctccggtaaaaaccggCATGTCCAAGGAAGCTTCCGATGGCTTTGACTGAAGTCGGTGGAGGCAGCTTTGCTATTACATCAACTTTCGCGCGATCCACTCCATTCCCTTGCTTGACACCCGGTGCtccaagactatgccttcttgtactattaaatggcacttctcccagttcagaaCCAAGTTAGTCTCGATGCACCGTTTCAGCAAACGCGTCATATTTAttaggcactcatcaaatgaattccccaccactgagaagtcatccatgaacacctccattatgtcctcaaccatgtcagtgaatatggctgtcatgcaccgttggaatgtggcaggtgcgttgcataggccaaagggcatccgtctaaaggcataaatgccatacgggcatgtgaaggaggtcttctctctatcctccggtgcaatggagatctaattgtaccctgagtacccatccagaaaacagaagtgtgacctccctgccaatctgtccaacatctgatcaatgaaggaaagtgggaagtggtctttccgggtggctagattcaactttcgatagtccatacaaattctccagcctgtgacggttcttgttgagatcaattcattgttgtcatttgtcaCAACCGTCATGCTACCCTTTTTAGGAACACATTGCACTGGGCTCACCCAGCTGCTGTCAGATATTGGGAAAATAATTcccgcatccaaccactttattacctcctttttcaccacttccttcatgttggggttcagcctcctatgatgttccctggaaggtttgtgcccctcttccagcagaatcttGTGCATCCAGTATGCGGGGCTGATCCCCctgatgtctgccatggtccaccccaTGGCAGTTTTGCACTCCTTTAGTACCTGTAAAAGTTTTTgaacctgcacatctaacaaactagatgagataataacaggtgtGGAGTCAGGTCCCAGAAATTCATACCCGAGGTGGGCTgacaatggctttaactccagctttggtggttcttcaatggatggcttagctggaggagtttctctcttttctaagtgcaagggctcaaactctagatttctctcccagaaccctctaccttccaatgccaacacccattccgcCAAATCCTCACTATTCACTTCATCTAAGTTCATCAAACATGCAGCAAGGGAGTCCTCAATTGTCAACACCTCATCATCGGACTCTACAattacatccacggcatcaataagagagcaattggtGAACTCGCTTGGTCGTCTCATAgacttctgcacattgaatgttatttcCTCATCATTGAGTCTCACTGAGTCTCATTTTGAGCTCCCCAGTCTCACAGTCAATCGGAGCTCTCCCTGTGGTCAAAAATGGTCTTCCTAAGATTATaggaatctcttcatccactttgcaatccaagatcacaaaatctgcagggaacacaaatttccccacCTGAATAAGCACATCATCAAGGATACTGAATGGACGCTTCACAGTCCTGTcggccagctgcaacaacatggAGGTGGGTTTAGCTCTCCCAATGCCCAACCTCTTATAGATAGtcaggggcataagattaatgCTGGCCCCTAAATCACAGAGCGCCTTAGCAAAGGCGAAattcccaatagtgcatggaattgtaaagctaCCTGGATCAGACAGCTTTTCAGCAATAGGTCTCgtcaccactgcactacaggTCTGAGTAAGTGTAACCGTAGCCAAGTCTTGAAAATCAAATTtccgggacatcaagtccttcatcattttttcgTACCCAGGCATCTCCTTTAAAGCTTTAATCagtggaatatttacctggatttgtttgagCATTTCAAAGAACTTTTTATACTGCTCCTCCTTTTGATGCTTGGCCAGCCTCTATGGAAAGGGtgcaggaggtctcttcttcccaatcactTGGGACTTCTCTTTATTAGCTACTATTTCAACTACTGGCTCTTCAACTAGCTCAGCTACTTTCTCGGTCTCCTGCTGAATGTTCTTTTCTTCCTGAGCAGGCTGGACTGTCACCTCTGTCAGTATCGTAgactcatccagctcaatgggcGCTGGAATGAATGTCTCAGCCTGTATATTTTATAGAGCTCTCTCTTGTTCTACATCTAGATCCCTGCCATTACGGAGATTTACCGCCATCAGCTACTTTGGGCCCTGATCTTTTGGATTAATCTGGGTGTCTGCAGGTAATATCCCCtgaggacgattgttcagagacattgaaatttggcccaattgtacttcaatatttttgattgctgcgtcatgtgcatctactttttcatttatttttgcattgGACCCAATAACCTGTTGCATCATTGCTTCAAGTCTAGTGAACCCATCTtcttgccttccaccatgctgTTGTTGAGGTGGAGGATACCCTTGCTACTGATTGTTGTACCCCTGTGGCCTTGgataaggtgccatattgttgggaggtctcatacctcccatgatTCCAGCGTTGTATTGTGGCTGAGGTGGTCTGCATGGCTGCTGAGTTTGCTGACCCCAGTTCTGATTGCCCCGTCTCTGGCCTCCATAGTTTGACATATACTTCATGTCTTCAAGGTGCTGatgatgatgatcatgttctgcattccaaggattaccaactggctgactaatgcaagatatgcacaagcccccattggtagtatctacaatgtgcacTTGTTGTTTCTGCCCTGAttcctccacctttttggtgagtatgctcatcTATGTCAAGAGGGTTGCCACATTTTCAGCCATGGAATTTGATGGGTCAAAAGGCACTGAGTgcaccactggagtgataggtgcattccttgTCGTCCACCCCGAATTCTGAGCCATTTTGTCTagcagactctgaccttctctccatgttttgctcaaaaatgccccaccagctgaggcatctacaatgttcttcatgctatctgacagtcctatgtaaaaccgttgtcccaacatctgatctggaataccatggtgtaGATATATAACCAACATTCCTTTAAACCGGCTCCATGTCTCATGCAGTATCTCCATTGGTTTCTGTTTAAAGCTCAcgatctcatcaatttgttgagctgtTTTGTTGGACGGGTGGAACTTGATgtgaaattgcttgactaactcatcccaagtttctatagagtttatggggagtgagtttagccagacCTGAGCAGCTCCTGTCACCgagaatggaaataataacagcctgattgcttccggagttacgttgggttgcctttgagttttgcagatCGACAagaagttcttcaagtgctgctgaggatcttTGGCTGGTGTCCCaaaaaatagtcccttgttttgcagcaAGTGCAGCGTGTTGTTCGTGATCTGGAACGATTCAGCTTGTATTGCGGGCACAACAATGGCAGTGGCCAAATTGTCagttgtgggttgtgcccagtcatatagtGCAGCCTCAGGCACAGGAGGTGCCATATCTCTGACGTTTCCGTTGACGTTgtctacgtcacccatgtcaatttTGAGTTTGTgtgtttgatgaggttgttgaagtcttttgttggcACGGTTCAATATCCGGAATTTTTTCTcggggtctgagagtccttcaagtagttctccagtcctcgtagagtttctaggcatacacctatGCAACCACGTCAACAACCGTCAAAAATTTCAATCAAAAATTTGGTGTAGAGAAAACTGACTCCACTAAGAATTTATGtatttctatcaatggtaattgataattccgttaactccccggcaacggcgccaaaatttgatcacgcccaactatgccttataaaaaggagcctgcggacgttgcaaatataacctgagtattctgcccagaATCGAATCCAccgagagttaacctatcaatcactatctttagacccactaaactcttgagaaccaatttccccaaacgtttgaatcacagttgatggtgtcttcaataactaaaattgcaagtaaataaacagctgtaaactaaggatgctaaggttgtaaacaataatgagaaaacgctaaggtaatgacttccctTATTGATGGAATCACTTCTGTTTATTAttcatacaaattgaccaacacctctcaatcaatcatgaacgctcatcttaccgtaaatctctcccgagtaatcacagtaatatactcaatgcactctcccgagatacactagctagctctaattaacacggttcactttagattgcactcaaggcttcgttatccctaatcccgcctttaaacccgcagttatagatccctcttatactttgggagtggtgttgttcaacaataacctaaatatgcactctctcccaagttatgcacactaaataggcacagctaattgaggatcctgtcaattaactacaacatgcacaaagttgaacaaataaagattgagactagcaatttgtattcatataaacaagaagttcatcccccaataggttccatcaaaaccttagacaaaggatttagctactcataactatgggtaaacaaactaaaacaatattcatcataaaagttgcaagaaaaatcaaagaaaagaagaaagatgttttgggtgatctctcacaattgtttttccttgttaaaatactctccaaatcaatacatgcctctcttgggcgaagtctagtgtttaaaatagggttttgggctaagaatcccgtgttttgcactttagtccctgaagttctccgcctccgccgcggttctgccgcggtagcggtcaaaccgcggccaaacatgctctctgattctcactttgtCTGCAGCCATCTTCTatcgcggttctgccgcggtcacGGTGGAATCGCGGCAGTCCTCTTTCAGTTCTGACTTGACCTGTTTCACGTGGTTTACTTGACGGAATTTTACGATcggcctctttttctccatatttgatcccaaaagtactccatagccttCTCTGGTCATATATATATCCTACAAAGCATGAAAACActaattagagcattttgttatcacttttatcatccaaactatacaagaaggtggttatttaaggcctaattatagttaaattcacctattatcaacctttcaaaataatgatgatgaagcaggtccctcaaataaatatgattctaaggcacatcttgcatataaagatgatgattttgaaggcctaaaaaatattactcatttagaagttggagacttctttgaggatattgactgaagaactaatcatcttactggggaatgaagctataaaagttgttatttttatgtttgcaactagttttatttttcttgagtgtattttcctaatgcatcatgtgttgctagtttctacattcctaatgtatttcttaatatatttttttctgcttgtctttcatatttcttatgatgtattatttgttttttttatgaagaatatgaaaattccccagtcttcagttggactcaagattaataaagatgatatatgtcttctggatagtgctacaacacacactattttaaaagataagagatatttctcttatttggtaatgaaagaagcgaatgttaatacaatatccggtagtacaagattaattgaaggttctggaagagccaatttattactaccaggaggaacaaatttggctattgatgaagcactatattgtagtaaatctcaaagaaacttattaagtttcaaagatattcgccaaaatggctatcatattgagactacaaatgatgaaaagattgaatatctttatattactacaataatgtccggtaagaaatatgtgcttgaaatgttacctgctctttcctccggcttatactacacaagtattagcaggattgaaacacatgccatagtaaacgagaagtttactaatcaagataattttattatttggcatgaccggttgggccatcctggttctaatatgatgcgtaaaataattgagaattcacatggacatgcaatgaagaatcagaagattcttcaatttaaggaattctcttgtgctgcatgttctcaaggaaaattaattattagaccatcaactattaaagttaggatggaatcccctgcatttctggaacatatacagggtgatatatgtgggcccattcaccccccatgtggaccattcaaatattatatggttttggtagatgcatctacaagatggttacatgtgtgcttactatcaactcgcaatatggcatttgcgagattgttggctcaaataataaagctaagagcacaatttctagattatgcaattaagacaattcgtcttgataatgctggtgagtttacatcccaagcctttaatgattattgtatttc
This genomic stretch from Nicotiana sylvestris chromosome 9, ASM39365v2, whole genome shotgun sequence harbors:
- the LOC138877742 gene encoding uncharacterized protein — encoded protein: MRRPSEFTNCSLIDAVDVIVESDDEVLTIEDSLAACLMNLDEVNSEDLAEWVLALEGRGFWERNLEFEPLHLEKRETPPAKPSIEEPPKLELKPLSAHLGYEFLGPDSTPVIISSSLLDVQVQKLLQVLKECKTAMGWTMADIRGISPAYWMHKILLEEGHKPSREHHRRLNPNMKEVVKKEVIKWLDAGIIFPISDSSWVSPVQCVPKKGSMTVVTNDNNELISTRTVTGWRISFEELKKRLVTTPIIVAPNWEHPFELMCDASDYAVGAVLGQRKYKLMHPIYYASRTLSGAQLNYTVTEKEMLVVVFAFDKFRSYLIGSKVIVYTDHAALRYLIEKKEFKPRLIHWMLLFQEFDLEIRDRKGTENQVADHLSRLEGAENVVEVEEILETFPDE